In Polaromonas sp. JS666, one genomic interval encodes:
- a CDS encoding NrsF family protein translates to MTSTPDLIDSLVADAKPVRRLQPPAVRALCWLLFAALVLVLVAVGHGVRPDLMLKLREPVFFAGVLAALMTGVLAALASFMVSIPGRSRRWLLLPAPALAAWISTIGYGCLTNWVSIGPDGISLGETARCFATLAVTSVPLSLVMLIMLRYVARLAPAPVAMTGSLAVAAMTAVALSLFHPLDATVLILLWNFGVAALFLAFSGLYGKRLFEWVAR, encoded by the coding sequence ATGACGTCAACCCCCGACCTGATCGATTCGCTGGTTGCGGACGCAAAACCGGTGCGGCGCCTGCAGCCGCCTGCGGTGCGGGCTTTGTGCTGGCTGCTGTTTGCGGCGCTGGTGCTGGTGCTGGTCGCCGTCGGACATGGCGTTCGACCGGATCTCATGCTCAAGCTGCGTGAACCGGTTTTTTTCGCCGGCGTTTTGGCAGCCTTGATGACCGGCGTTCTCGCGGCGCTGGCGTCGTTTATGGTGAGCATTCCCGGCCGATCGCGGCGCTGGCTGCTGTTGCCGGCACCCGCGCTGGCCGCGTGGATTTCCACGATTGGTTACGGCTGCCTCACGAACTGGGTCAGCATTGGACCGGACGGCATATCTCTCGGCGAAACCGCACGCTGTTTTGCCACGCTGGCGGTCACCAGCGTCCCGCTGTCGCTGGTGATGCTCATCATGCTGCGCTACGTGGCGCGTCTGGCGCCGGCGCCGGTAGCGATGACGGGCAGTCTCGCGGTCGCCGCGATGACGGCGGTCGCGCTGTCGCTGTTCCATCCGCTCGATGCAACGGTCCTGATTTTGTTATGGAACTTTGGCGTTGCAGCGCTGTTCCTGGCCTTCAGCGGACTCTACGGCAAGCGCCTGTTTGAGTGGGTTGCGCGGTAA
- a CDS encoding ISL3 family transposase, with amino-acid sequence MKDTALYEQLLGLKAPWSVKKVDLSLTDQRVVVEVVLKKGQVWADPTDATKRAHINGWSERQWRHLDTCQFETIIRARIPQLKFSDGTVEELMVPWAERYSRVTTLMAAFVIKLLEACPTTQAVCTLTRLSWSTVNAIMVSAVARGMLRRTEEEISYLGIDEKSSERGHTYASILTDIDRSRVLDLVPDRKLGAAVSLLETLSPAQRMSVKAVAMDMWPAYMSAARQCMPQADIVHDKFHISKYLGEAVDAVRKQEHRKLSQAGTSPLAGSKWAWLRKYPDGRSAEAVSFRALNQLNLKTSRAWCIKENFTQFWSYSYKGAAKRFFKAWSNNAMRSRLEPVKKVVRMLRRHEEGLLNYSQHGISNACAEGFNSAIQLIKANARGFRNFTNYRARILFHCGKLNLAMA; translated from the coding sequence ATGAAAGATACGGCGCTGTATGAGCAGCTTCTTGGACTGAAGGCACCCTGGTCGGTCAAGAAGGTAGACCTTTCTTTGACAGACCAGCGCGTGGTGGTCGAAGTCGTGTTGAAGAAGGGTCAGGTATGGGCTGACCCCACCGATGCGACCAAGAGGGCTCACATCAATGGCTGGAGCGAGCGCCAATGGCGTCACCTTGATACATGCCAGTTTGAGACGATCATCAGGGCACGTATTCCCCAGCTCAAATTCAGTGACGGCACTGTCGAAGAGTTGATGGTGCCCTGGGCGGAGCGCTACAGCCGGGTCACCACCTTGATGGCTGCGTTCGTTATCAAACTGCTTGAAGCCTGTCCCACCACGCAAGCCGTATGTACGCTCACACGACTGTCCTGGAGCACGGTCAACGCCATCATGGTCAGCGCCGTGGCGCGAGGCATGCTGCGGCGTACCGAGGAAGAGATTTCGTACCTTGGCATCGATGAAAAGAGTTCGGAGAGAGGCCACACCTACGCCAGCATCCTGACCGACATTGACCGCTCGCGGGTGCTGGACTTGGTGCCAGACAGGAAGCTGGGAGCGGCCGTGAGCTTGCTGGAAACGCTTTCTCCGGCGCAACGCATGTCGGTCAAGGCGGTGGCCATGGATATGTGGCCGGCGTACATGAGTGCGGCCAGGCAATGCATGCCGCAGGCGGACATCGTGCATGACAAGTTTCACATCTCCAAGTACCTTGGTGAGGCAGTGGATGCTGTGAGAAAACAGGAGCACCGCAAGTTGTCCCAAGCAGGCACCTCGCCATTGGCAGGCAGCAAATGGGCGTGGTTGAGAAAGTATCCCGATGGCCGTAGCGCTGAAGCCGTCTCGTTTCGGGCCTTGAACCAGCTCAACTTGAAGACAAGCCGGGCCTGGTGCATCAAGGAGAACTTTACCCAGTTCTGGAGCTACAGCTACAAAGGAGCTGCCAAGCGCTTCTTCAAAGCCTGGTCGAATAACGCGATGAGGAGTCGCCTGGAGCCTGTGAAAAAGGTAGTCAGGATGCTCCGACGCCACGAGGAAGGACTGCTGAACTATAGCCAACATGGAATCAGCAACGCCTGTGCAGAAGGCTTCAATAGTGCCATCCAGCTCATCAAAGCCAATGCGCGCGGGTTTCGCAACTTCACCAACTACCGGGCAAGGATTCTGTTTCATTGTGGAAAGTTGAACTTGGCTATGGCCTAG
- a CDS encoding TonB-dependent receptor family protein translates to MRSNFARHPVVVAIHLMLGFIGAHAGAAELTETETAKETSPAVTLPTVHVTTDWLGAPDSSAAKKHPGARSVISEGDLANTGARTLDETLRQVPGVTVLDESGTGVLPNIGLRGLNPLRSEQVLLLQDGIPMTLAPYGQTGASLFPLTLNAVEAVDVARGGVAVHYGPNNVGGVINFVTKRIPVKPSFTLKETLSIAKNGRILSDSYARAGGFVSDRLGLQVQANVIDGQGERAHSDTSTRNLMLDADWFASDATEIKAGLQRYTTRNELPGALTPRAYAQDRTQSTRPQDRFDGETTRAYATYTHQFGDGTELSWNNFGHRSLRTFAFGNASNADTASTQRQSSPREFWVYGTEPRLSFDVNGPVKQKIMLGMRYMREEVDYKVDSTTLVSGAYSVTRDWRFENDAYATYVSDTFSLLNGKLKITPGVRHEDVRLSYRNNATGAQTRDTTKDWLPGLDVGYQASNDVFLFANAHKSLRPVQFTQITYGGDLAAERAKNLEAGARWAATPELDLALTGFRFQFDNKLEFVNATVGFRNLGQARHQGAELEMKWRPQAVRGLEFKTAYTQVDTEQQSGSFKGNELPYAPRHQLALDTTYRSQGWTWNLNGHYQSGMFSDGANTVAENASGSVGRIPSYWLWNAQVGYAFKWNGTRMKAGLALNNLFNRDYYFRGVDYSQGRMPQPGRAVLASLQMDL, encoded by the coding sequence ATGCGTAGTAACTTTGCCCGCCATCCCGTAGTGGTCGCCATCCACTTGATGCTCGGTTTCATCGGGGCGCATGCCGGGGCTGCCGAGCTGACTGAAACTGAAACGGCGAAGGAAACTTCGCCAGCAGTGACGCTACCAACGGTGCATGTCACCACTGACTGGCTGGGGGCGCCAGATTCCAGTGCCGCGAAGAAGCACCCCGGCGCCCGCTCCGTCATCAGCGAAGGTGACCTGGCAAACACCGGTGCACGCACCCTGGACGAAACCCTGCGGCAAGTGCCCGGTGTGACCGTCCTCGACGAGAGTGGTACGGGTGTATTGCCGAACATCGGCTTGCGCGGCCTCAATCCGCTGCGCAGCGAACAGGTGCTGTTGTTGCAGGACGGCATCCCGATGACGCTCGCACCCTACGGCCAAACCGGCGCCTCGCTGTTCCCCCTCACGCTCAATGCTGTCGAGGCGGTGGATGTGGCGCGTGGAGGCGTGGCGGTGCACTACGGCCCCAACAACGTCGGCGGGGTGATCAACTTTGTGACCAAGCGTATTCCGGTGAAGCCCTCGTTCACGCTCAAGGAGACGCTGTCCATTGCCAAAAACGGCCGGATATTGAGCGACAGCTACGCGAGGGCCGGCGGCTTCGTCAGCGACCGTTTGGGGCTGCAGGTGCAGGCGAATGTGATCGACGGGCAGGGCGAGCGCGCACATTCCGACACCTCAACCCGCAACCTGATGCTCGATGCCGACTGGTTTGCGAGCGATGCGACAGAGATCAAGGCGGGACTGCAGCGGTACACGACCCGTAACGAACTGCCCGGCGCGCTCACCCCGCGAGCCTATGCCCAGGATCGCACGCAATCGACTCGCCCGCAGGACCGTTTCGATGGTGAGACCACGCGCGCCTACGCGACTTACACGCATCAATTCGGCGATGGCACCGAACTCAGCTGGAACAATTTCGGCCATCGCAGCCTGCGCACCTTCGCCTTCGGCAATGCGAGCAACGCCGACACGGCATCCACCCAGCGGCAGTCATCGCCGCGGGAATTCTGGGTGTACGGCACCGAGCCCAGGCTAAGCTTCGACGTCAATGGGCCGGTCAAGCAAAAAATCATGCTTGGCATGCGCTACATGCGCGAGGAGGTGGACTACAAGGTTGACAGCACCACGCTGGTCAGCGGCGCCTACTCCGTCACCCGCGACTGGCGCTTCGAAAACGACGCTTACGCGACCTACGTCAGCGACACCTTTTCGTTGCTGAACGGCAAGCTGAAGATCACCCCGGGTGTGCGTCACGAGGACGTCAGGCTTTCCTACCGCAACAACGCCACTGGCGCGCAGACGCGTGACACGACCAAGGACTGGCTGCCGGGCCTCGATGTGGGCTATCAGGCGAGCAACGATGTGTTTTTGTTTGCCAATGCCCACAAGTCCCTGCGACCGGTCCAGTTCACCCAAATCACCTACGGTGGCGACCTGGCGGCAGAGCGTGCGAAAAACCTTGAAGCCGGCGCACGCTGGGCCGCGACGCCCGAGCTGGATCTGGCGCTGACGGGGTTTCGCTTCCAGTTCGACAACAAGCTGGAATTCGTCAACGCCACCGTCGGATTCCGCAACCTCGGCCAGGCGCGTCACCAGGGTGCGGAACTTGAGATGAAGTGGCGACCCCAGGCGGTTCGTGGGCTCGAGTTCAAGACCGCCTACACGCAGGTGGACACCGAGCAGCAGTCCGGTTCGTTCAAGGGCAATGAGCTGCCCTACGCGCCGCGCCACCAGCTGGCACTGGACACCACTTACCGAAGCCAGGGCTGGACCTGGAACCTGAACGGGCATTACCAGAGCGGGATGTTCAGTGACGGCGCCAACACGGTCGCCGAGAACGCGAGCGGCTCGGTGGGTCGAATCCCGTCCTACTGGCTGTGGAATGCGCAAGTCGGCTATGCCTTCAAGTGGAACGGCACGCGCATGAAGGCCGGTCTTGCGCTCAACAACCTGTTCAACCGTGACTACTACTTCCGGGGGGTGGACTACAGCCAGGGTCGCATGCCGCAACCGGGCCGAGCGGTTCTGGCGAGCCTGCAGATGGATCTGTAA
- a CDS encoding SRPBCC family protein, which translates to MATNSVRLHRVLRTSPDRLYRAFVEPSAFERWLPPFGFTGQVHSMEPVVGGAWRMSFTNFGTGHSHSFGGKYLELVPGQRIAYDATFDDPNLPGTMKTTVTLTPVSCGTEMSVVQEGIPDVIPTEMCYLGWQESLLALAQLVEPNIPG; encoded by the coding sequence ATGGCTACCAACTCCGTCCGGCTGCACCGCGTGTTGCGCACCTCACCGGACCGGCTCTACCGCGCCTTCGTCGAACCAAGCGCTTTCGAGCGCTGGCTGCCACCATTCGGATTTACCGGCCAAGTCCACAGCATGGAGCCCGTGGTCGGGGGCGCTTGGCGCATGTCCTTCACCAACTTTGGTACCGGCCACAGCCACTCGTTCGGTGGGAAGTACCTGGAACTTGTCCCCGGCCAGCGCATTGCGTACGATGCGACGTTCGACGACCCCAACCTGCCGGGCACCATGAAGACCACGGTGACGCTGACCCCAGTTTCCTGTGGCACCGAAATGTCCGTCGTGCAGGAAGGCATCCCCGATGTGATTCCTACCGAAATGTGCTACTTGGGCTGGCAGGAGTCGCTTCTTGCGCTGGCCCAGTTGGTCGAGCCGAATATTCCGGGCTGA
- a CDS encoding HvfC/BufC N-terminal domain-containing protein, translating into MKSHTPTLMPTLIELQHAIRQSLQSGVDGAASAFVVNEGLGAGERLGIYRNTSAGVLVTALQLAFPAVQHVVGPEFFEGAARLFAAEAPPRSAWLDAYGADFPQFLAQLAQAASVPYLPDLARLEWKVNLVLHAADAEPLEIARLATLGEAELEDLRFEPHPAAQLLRCGFPADTIWHAVLERDEDAMAAIDLADGPVWLLVQRTHGDVRAVRLSEPEWRVAAALFSGQLLGAALAAVSCAEPHALLAAHLARGCFTNFSLAHESLAL; encoded by the coding sequence ATGAAGTCGCATACGCCAACGCTGATGCCAACGCTGATTGAACTTCAGCACGCGATTCGCCAAAGCCTGCAAAGCGGCGTGGACGGGGCTGCGTCCGCCTTTGTCGTCAACGAAGGATTGGGCGCGGGCGAGCGGCTCGGCATTTACCGCAACACGTCGGCCGGCGTGCTCGTGACAGCGCTCCAGCTGGCATTTCCGGCCGTGCAGCATGTGGTCGGGCCGGAGTTCTTCGAGGGAGCGGCGCGCCTGTTCGCGGCTGAGGCCCCGCCACGCAGTGCCTGGCTGGATGCGTATGGCGCGGACTTCCCGCAATTTCTGGCGCAACTTGCGCAGGCGGCGTCGGTGCCTTATCTGCCGGACCTGGCCCGGCTCGAATGGAAAGTCAACCTCGTCCTGCACGCGGCTGACGCCGAACCGCTGGAGATCGCGCGCCTGGCGACCTTGGGCGAAGCCGAGCTGGAAGACCTGCGCTTCGAGCCGCATCCGGCGGCGCAATTGCTGCGCTGCGGGTTCCCGGCCGACACCATCTGGCACGCGGTCCTGGAGCGTGATGAGGACGCCATGGCGGCGATCGACCTCGCAGACGGCCCGGTCTGGCTGCTGGTTCAGCGAACGCACGGCGATGTCCGTGCGGTGCGCCTGAGCGAGCCCGAATGGCGCGTTGCCGCAGCGCTGTTTTCCGGGCAGTTGTTGGGCGCGGCGCTGGCGGCGGTATCTTGCGCCGAGCCGCACGCCTTGCTCGCTGCGCATCTTGCGCGCGGATGCTTCACGAACTTCAGTTTGGCCCACGAGTCGCTGGCACTTTAA
- a CDS encoding BufA1 family periplasmic bufferin-type metallophore yields MSKQLLAASTLSATVGLALAFLAFPGQAQGTKEMPQIVKDNMAKMEKSKLEKCYGISAVAKNDCAEGAHSCAGQATQARDPKSFVMLPAGDCAKIQGGKLKAS; encoded by the coding sequence ATGAGCAAGCAGTTATTGGCAGCTTCGACGCTGTCTGCAACGGTCGGTCTCGCCCTCGCATTCCTGGCATTTCCGGGACAGGCGCAGGGAACGAAGGAGATGCCGCAAATCGTCAAGGACAACATGGCGAAGATGGAAAAAAGCAAGCTGGAGAAATGCTACGGCATCAGTGCCGTGGCCAAGAACGACTGTGCGGAAGGCGCGCACTCGTGTGCCGGCCAGGCCACGCAGGCGCGCGATCCGAAGTCCTTCGTGATGCTGCCGGCAGGTGACTGCGCCAAGATCCAGGGCGGCAAGCTGAAAGCCAGTTGA
- a CDS encoding low molecular weight protein tyrosine phosphatase family protein: protein MPRVLFICSRNRLRSPTAERIFSAVPGVETDSAGLASDADCPLSSDQIDWADVICVMEKRHRLQLTQRFKRYLSGKKVACLDIQDNYQFMQPELVSLLEKRVPPHLRLR, encoded by the coding sequence ATGCCAAGAGTGCTCTTCATTTGCAGTCGAAACAGGTTGCGCAGCCCCACAGCGGAGCGTATCTTTTCTGCCGTGCCTGGCGTTGAGACGGATTCCGCTGGCTTGGCATCCGATGCGGATTGCCCGCTAAGCTCTGACCAGATTGATTGGGCTGATGTCATCTGCGTCATGGAAAAACGGCATCGGCTGCAGCTGACGCAGAGATTTAAACGATATTTGTCAGGTAAAAAGGTTGCTTGCTTGGACATTCAGGACAACTATCAGTTCATGCAGCCAGAGCTAGTCTCACTTTTGGAAAAACGTGTACCTCCACACTTGCGCTTGCGGTAG
- the merR gene encoding Hg(II)-responsive transcriptional regulator, which produces MQIPSQILTIGALAAEAGVNVETIRFYQRRKLLPEPERPFGGIRRYGPAEVSRLRFIKAAQRIGFTLDEIAQLLQLEDGTHCSQARTIAEHKLTDVRHRLEDLQRIETALAQLVKRCAAGRGKVTCPLIASLQETA; this is translated from the coding sequence ATGCAAATACCATCGCAAATTCTCACCATCGGCGCGCTGGCTGCCGAGGCAGGCGTCAATGTCGAAACCATTCGTTTTTACCAGCGCAGGAAGCTGCTGCCCGAGCCTGAGCGCCCTTTCGGCGGCATTCGCCGCTATGGCCCAGCAGAGGTATCTCGTCTGCGCTTCATCAAGGCGGCCCAGCGCATCGGATTCACGCTGGACGAGATCGCGCAGTTGCTGCAGCTTGAAGACGGCACACATTGCTCGCAGGCCAGAACCATCGCAGAGCACAAGCTCACCGATGTCCGCCATCGGCTCGAAGATCTGCAGCGTATCGAAACAGCCCTGGCGCAACTCGTCAAACGTTGCGCCGCCGGCCGGGGCAAGGTCACCTGCCCGCTGATTGCGTCTTTGCAGGAGACGGCCTGA
- a CDS encoding sigma-70 family RNA polymerase sigma factor — protein sequence MASAQAGDRDAYRRLLEAVTPYLRALAARHIGNRSDVEDTVQDILLTIHTVRHTYDPARPFGPWLVTIANRRIIDVLRRQGRCSAHEIPVEPEHETLSASEANLQEEAVSARMLRDAVECLPAGQRDAIRMLKLEEMSLLEASAASGISVASLKVATHRALKRLRDVIEKPGNRT from the coding sequence ATGGCCAGTGCACAAGCGGGCGATCGTGATGCCTACCGGCGCCTGCTCGAAGCGGTCACGCCCTATTTGCGGGCGCTCGCGGCCCGCCACATCGGAAATCGAAGTGACGTCGAGGATACGGTTCAGGATATTCTGCTGACCATCCACACGGTGCGCCACACGTACGACCCGGCTCGCCCGTTTGGCCCCTGGCTGGTGACGATTGCCAACCGGCGCATCATCGACGTGCTGCGGCGACAGGGACGTTGCAGCGCGCATGAAATACCGGTTGAGCCTGAACATGAAACCTTGTCGGCCTCTGAAGCGAACTTACAGGAAGAGGCTGTAAGCGCCCGCATGCTGCGCGACGCAGTGGAGTGCCTGCCAGCCGGACAACGGGATGCCATACGAATGCTGAAACTTGAAGAGATGTCGTTGCTGGAAGCATCTGCGGCCAGCGGAATATCGGTCGCCTCGCTGAAAGTGGCAACGCACCGGGCCTTGAAGAGGCTGCGCGACGTTATCGAAAAACCGGGGAACAGGACATGA
- a CDS encoding MerR family transcriptional regulator, whose amino-acid sequence MNCKKRFLSSSQASRQLGVSAKALRLYEERGLLTPARNEAGWRSYGPSEMIRGSEIVALRALGLSLSQVARVLQGNADGLEFALAAHQANLEVGVRQLTGTIEKLRQIRKDVTLGRTPTVEELTCLSVYEQSCVEFELPWPWGGERFVVPIDRPLSYIVGPLGSGKTKLALCLAQEIPGAAFISLDRLQDGSAAAKLEGDPEFKYRVDIALQWLIEDGAIASDALTSLITVFETEGPTALVVDLVEQSLEQETQQALIAHLRRRGVNGRPLYLLTRSSAILDLAAVGSDELIIFCPANHSPPTIVAPYPGAAGYEGVATCLASPDVRARTQGVIAWRPTGT is encoded by the coding sequence TTGAACTGTAAGAAACGATTTTTAAGCTCTTCTCAAGCGTCCAGGCAATTGGGCGTGTCAGCCAAGGCCTTGCGGCTATACGAAGAGCGTGGCCTGCTTACCCCAGCCCGAAATGAGGCTGGATGGCGATCATATGGGCCAAGTGAAATGATCCGGGGCAGCGAAATCGTCGCCTTACGGGCGCTCGGTCTCAGCCTTTCACAAGTTGCCCGCGTGCTTCAAGGGAATGCCGACGGCCTTGAATTTGCTCTAGCAGCGCATCAAGCCAATTTGGAAGTGGGAGTTAGGCAGTTAACAGGCACCATCGAGAAACTCCGTCAGATTCGGAAAGATGTAACTCTGGGGCGCACGCCGACAGTTGAAGAACTGACATGCCTATCCGTATACGAGCAAAGCTGCGTTGAATTTGAGCTCCCTTGGCCCTGGGGTGGTGAGCGGTTCGTCGTCCCAATAGACCGGCCACTCAGTTACATAGTCGGTCCACTGGGAAGCGGGAAGACTAAGCTTGCGTTGTGCTTGGCTCAGGAAATACCAGGCGCAGCATTCATAAGCCTTGATCGATTGCAGGACGGCAGCGCTGCCGCGAAACTTGAGGGCGATCCTGAATTTAAATACCGTGTAGATATAGCGTTGCAATGGCTGATTGAAGATGGCGCAATCGCGTCGGACGCATTGACCTCATTAATTACAGTTTTCGAAACGGAAGGGCCGACTGCCTTGGTCGTCGACCTGGTGGAGCAGTCGCTTGAACAAGAGACACAGCAGGCGTTGATTGCCCATCTCCGCCGTCGTGGAGTGAACGGTCGCCCGCTTTACTTGCTCACACGATCCTCCGCGATCCTTGACTTGGCAGCGGTAGGTTCTGATGAATTAATCATCTTCTGCCCTGCCAATCATTCCCCGCCGACAATCGTAGCCCCATATCCGGGCGCTGCAGGTTATGAGGGTGTCGCGACGTGTTTGGCTTCTCCAGACGTGCGTGCACGAACGCAAGGCGTCATAGCTTGGCGCCCGACTGGGACGTGA
- a CDS encoding DoxX family protein — protein MTRSPQSVTPLAANDKLLVRLVRWLDRVPYALLAVPLRIAVATVFWNSAMTKLANWNTAIELFREEYKVPFLPPEVAAYMAVSIELTAPVLLLLGLATRPVALVLLGMTTVIEIFVYPQAWPTHIQWAAMLLVLLCRGAGAWSLDHLLRQRWMR, from the coding sequence ATGACACGCTCGCCTCAATCCGTTACGCCGCTGGCGGCAAATGACAAGCTGCTGGTGCGTCTTGTCCGGTGGCTGGACCGCGTGCCCTACGCGCTCCTCGCCGTCCCGCTACGGATCGCCGTTGCCACGGTGTTCTGGAATTCCGCCATGACCAAGCTGGCGAACTGGAACACCGCGATAGAGTTGTTCCGCGAGGAGTACAAGGTCCCGTTTCTGCCTCCGGAAGTCGCCGCCTACATGGCCGTGTCGATCGAGTTGACCGCGCCGGTGCTGCTGCTGCTCGGATTGGCAACAAGGCCCGTGGCGCTGGTGCTGCTCGGCATGACGACGGTCATTGAGATATTCGTCTACCCGCAAGCGTGGCCCACGCATATCCAGTGGGCCGCGATGCTGCTGGTGCTGCTGTGCCGGGGGGCCGGCGCCTGGTCCCTCGACCACCTGCTGCGGCAGCGCTGGATGAGGTAG
- a CDS encoding MNIO family bufferin maturase has protein sequence MNVSGVMPQAAPGPIPAKAGIGLRFRHHQPVAQARPDVAWFEVHTENYMGGGTVPRYLDTIRRDYPISLHGVGLSLGSADGLDAAHLERVRNVVDRVEPGLVSEHLSWSVTGGTYLADLLPLPLTEEALAIVCRHVDQVQAHLKRRILIENPSTYLRFRHSTIPEWEFLAQVAQRTGCGILCDVNNIYVSASNHGWDARTYLAALPPAAIGEIHLAGHSVRELGQGRTLRIDDHGSRVAPPVWALYREALERFGPVPTLIEWDSNVPALEVLMEEAAIAEAILEEHANEVAYANADANAD, from the coding sequence ATGAATGTCTCCGGGGTCATGCCGCAGGCTGCGCCGGGCCCGATACCGGCGAAAGCCGGGATCGGGCTGCGCTTTCGGCACCACCAGCCGGTCGCCCAGGCGCGTCCCGATGTCGCGTGGTTCGAGGTGCATACCGAAAACTACATGGGCGGTGGCACGGTGCCACGCTATCTCGACACGATTCGCCGCGACTACCCGATCTCGCTGCACGGCGTGGGGCTGTCGCTGGGCAGTGCCGACGGGCTCGACGCCGCCCATCTGGAGCGTGTGCGAAATGTCGTTGACCGGGTCGAGCCTGGCCTGGTCTCCGAACATCTGTCGTGGAGTGTCACCGGCGGCACCTATCTGGCCGACCTGTTGCCGCTCCCGCTGACGGAAGAGGCGTTGGCCATCGTCTGCCGCCACGTCGACCAGGTCCAGGCGCACTTGAAGCGGCGCATCCTCATCGAAAACCCGTCGACTTATCTGCGTTTCCGGCACTCGACCATTCCGGAGTGGGAGTTCCTGGCGCAGGTCGCGCAACGCACGGGTTGCGGCATTCTGTGTGACGTCAACAACATCTACGTCAGCGCCAGCAACCACGGCTGGGATGCGCGGACCTACCTGGCCGCCTTGCCGCCAGCGGCGATCGGAGAAATCCATCTTGCCGGACACAGCGTCCGCGAGCTCGGCCAAGGCAGGACGCTGCGCATCGACGACCACGGCTCGCGCGTCGCGCCGCCGGTCTGGGCGCTCTACCGCGAGGCACTCGAGCGCTTCGGGCCGGTTCCGACACTGATCGAATGGGATAGCAACGTGCCAGCGCTGGAAGTCCTGATGGAGGAAGCCGCCATCGCCGAGGCCATTCTCGAGGAACACGCCAATGAAGTCGCATACGCCAACGCTGATGCCAACGCTGATTGA
- the merT gene encoding mercuric ion transporter MerT has product MSPNSFQEDTPPTPRGGGALLAGGLAALLALTCCLGPLVLITLGFSGAWIGNLTLLEPYRPVFIAAALVAMFFAWRRIWRPAAACAAGEACAIPSISRAYKLLFGLVAVLVLVALAFPYLAPFFY; this is encoded by the coding sequence ATGTCACCCAATTCATTCCAGGAAGACACTCCGCCCACTCCACGAGGTGGTGGCGCACTGCTCGCGGGCGGCCTGGCAGCCCTTCTCGCCTTGACCTGTTGCCTGGGGCCGCTGGTGCTGATCACGCTCGGCTTTTCTGGCGCGTGGATTGGCAACCTGACGCTGCTCGAACCGTATCGGCCCGTTTTCATTGCCGCAGCGCTGGTGGCGATGTTCTTTGCCTGGCGACGCATCTGGCGGCCGGCCGCCGCCTGCGCTGCGGGGGAAGCCTGCGCCATTCCATCGATCAGCCGTGCGTACAAGCTGCTGTTCGGTTTGGTGGCCGTCCTGGTGCTGGTCGCACTGGCCTTCCCATACCTTGCCCCATTCTTCTACTGA
- a CDS encoding GDCCVxC domain-containing (seleno)protein: MSAVVLDSTLTCPYCGHVKTERMPTDACQWFYECAACHAILRPKPGDCCVFCSHGTVPCPPIQERGQQGSCCV, from the coding sequence GTGAGCGCCGTGGTATTGGATTCGACCTTGACCTGTCCGTACTGTGGGCATGTCAAAACGGAACGCATGCCCACCGATGCCTGTCAATGGTTCTATGAGTGCGCCGCCTGTCACGCGATCCTGCGACCGAAACCGGGTGACTGCTGTGTCTTCTGCTCGCATGGAACGGTGCCGTGTCCGCCGATCCAGGAGCGCGGTCAGCAGGGGAGTTGTTGCGTCTGA
- the merP gene encoding mercury resistance system periplasmic binding protein MerP, translating to MNRLFAVALLAVLTTLVQAAPRTITLSVPSMDCPVCPITVRKALTRVAGVSQVEVNFDKRVAIVTFDDARTGVEALTQATRNAGYPSTLAGGTQ from the coding sequence ATGAACAGACTATTCGCCGTGGCTCTCCTGGCCGTGTTGACGACCCTGGTCCAGGCTGCACCAAGGACCATCACGCTGTCCGTGCCGAGCATGGATTGCCCGGTATGCCCGATCACCGTCAGGAAGGCGCTCACCCGTGTTGCCGGTGTCAGTCAGGTCGAGGTGAACTTCGACAAGCGCGTGGCGATTGTCACGTTTGACGATGCCAGAACCGGCGTCGAAGCCCTGACGCAAGCCACCCGGAATGCGGGCTATCCGTCAACCCTCGCAGGGGGTACGCAGTGA